GGTTCAGTCTCTCCCGACGTTCAACGAACACCGCCCTTGCGATCATTAGATGTCACTAAGAGCGGCAACTTTTCGCCATCGCCATCAGGGCTAGGTATTCCACGACCAATTCGACACTTTAACAGAGTACACGATGAGAACAACCCTCCCGGCTCAGGATCGGATTCGGAGACGAGCACCATCGACGCGCGAAAGCTTCAGACTGCTCTTCGCACAGCCATGAAGGAAAAGGCTCGTAGAGCGAGCATTTTGGCTGGTACAGGCGCATCCAGCTCTAAGCGCGTCTCTTCTATGGGCATGCTGCCTGAACGAAGCGCACCCCGACCCAGTTTGTCTGGCCCTCTTGCCAGCACAACCAACGGCATCTCTCGACTCCGACGAGGTAGCGCcgagaggagaagaagcccaCCAATGGCATGCTTCGCCAACGACTTTACAATTGACAGAGCCCTAACTCAAGGTCAAGCTAGACGCATGAACTTGAGCACTACGCGAGCATCAGAAGTCAATGGCGGGAGCCCCCAGGGCAGTGTGGCCGGCGGTCCTGCGCGTCGGATCACTATCGGTACCGGCTCAGGAGCTGCGCATCGCCGCCAAGTTAGTGCCGGAGGTACATGGCGATGAAGAGGGTGACGTGTATAAATAGCGCTTGCGGATTAAATTGCCTTGATGGTATCAGGCCTTGGATGGGAGTGTGTGCTTGATTTGCTTATTAGCCTGGCGTTTGGGCATTGCATGAATCTATGTAGATTGGAATGATACGGCATTCTTTTTAGTGTATAACATTTGTGTTGAAAGAGATGTGAGCTTGATATTATGCCTGGAGTGAAACAATGAATGACTGTACATTTCCACGAAATGGAACACAAGAAGTTGCCACAGCGGGGGATAGATAAGGTAAATTGGCTATTTGGTGATTTCTTGAAGCTCAAATGGATTGATCACAACCTTCTGACCTTTGATTGTCACGGCAATGCTGGTAACGTGCCTTTGCCCTGATGTTACTGGTGTTCCATTTCGTGGAACTGTAGGGTGGCTTGGGCACATGAGGATATCCCAACCTTTCCAAATTGTAAAATCACTCTTATTGGTAAGAAGGAATTTCCTTTGTTTAGACAAGATTTAGTGCGAAGTATTAGCTAAAGCGAAAGCTTCTTGAGACAGTTGTCCAAAGAAAACAGTCGTGTAACGGCGTCTCCAAGCAACGTCAAAAAGTGGCATATGACGAATAGTAGTTCAACCAGTAGTTTCAACGATTTGGCAGTTTTGTAAAGACTAATGTAGGGCTCAATGAAGCAATCACAAATATAAAAGCAACGCATACTCAGCAgtccccttcttcttcccttaACAAACACCACTCTTGAAATCGGACATCGATCATCAAGCCACCACTTGTGAGTAACTTGCCTGGATACAGTGAGGTTCAGTTTAACTGACTACTTGTCTAGACTCCTCCGTCTCTTCGACCGCAAAGATGGTTCGTCATCTTGTCAGCTGGTCCATTCTGGCCGTGATGCTCGCCGCCCTCGTCAGCGTCGTCATGACATGCCCGCCCCAACCAGTACCCTTCCCCAGAAAGGATCTCAAGATCAAGCCCGGCACAAAAGAGAAGCCAGTCTGCAACAACAACCAATGGGACCCCCCTCCCGAGGGCGTAATCTGCGGCGGACAAGGATGGCTCCTGGACCCGATAAAGAAATGGGGCTTCATCAAGGACCAAACGGATTTCTACTGGGGACCAAATGAGTGTTACAAGAGTTGTTTCAAAAAGCGAACCCACGCTGGAGACTGCAAAATCTTTGCTGTCTGGCCTGGCCTTAGATGTGAAAAgtatgagaagaagatcccTAGAGATAGATTGGAGAATTCGACGACGGCATTCAGATGGTACGAGCCGAAATGTTTCTGCAATATTACCAAGGATTGGATAGAGTGAGAGACCTTTGAAGGAATGGGCATGTCGGACTTTGTGAAGATATTCGATATGTGTTGGGGAATGAGTTCTGAAAAGGGTGATGGGTTTGATGTTTGGATGAGGTTATCTGGTTCTTTTCAAGGATATGGAACAGTCAGCAATggttacttgtttattgcggCTTATTCATAATATCAGAAACACAATTAAACGACAATACCTATTGCCTTAAACAACATTCATCCCTACCAATCTTTGTGATGACAGTAAGAAACGCCAATGATTGAGCATGTGACAACACAACGCGTGATTGGCTTTCGACAATAAGCACACATTTCTTCCATATGCTAATAACTTAAATTGCATGTCGTTTTCGATAGAATTCTCGTGGCTGGTCTGACTCGGGTATTCGATTGCCTGCCGCTGGAGGATCGATCCGCGCCAAGCTAATCCAGACTATTGACTGCGCTTATCTGAATAGTCGCCTGCCCTACGAAGCTACTAatagtttcttttttaaCGCAGTTTCTTTTTAGATGGATTTCGTACTAGGTAGACTTTGTTGACCAATTGAGGGTAGGGCTAGAAGTAAGCCGCAGCTATAATGAAATGAGGTTCAGGGGAAACTAACAGAGATGGAGCAAGTAAGGTCATGAGTTGTGGAAGTTCCAGGGGGAAATAATTCTCTTAAAAGAAGCATCTGCCTTGTGGTGTTGGTGGGAGTTTATCATTCACTTTATATTTCTCGGTTGCAATAATTCGTAGAGATGTCTCGTCATCTCGTTCGTTCGTTCATCTTGGCTGCGGTCCTCCCTCTCGTTAATGCAGGACCTTGTAAGCCATCGAGTAGCTCGGCAGTCTTGGGATTGACTACCACCGAGTCTACTAAGACTGATGTAGCGACGTCAACAGATGTCGTTTCTACGAGTGAGACGTATACACTTACGTCGACGTCTGAGGATGTGAGCACTACTATTGAGTCGTTTAGTAGTACTGTTAGTGAGAGTGTCTTGTTCACTACTACGGCTGAGACATCCTCTGTTGTTTCGAGTGACGAGACCATTGTTGCTAGCCATACAGATACTACTACAACCATTGAGGACATCACTTCAACTATTCTCGAGTCATCAACTACAGATGATCAAGTCTTGCCCACCATAATCTACATCTCCACACTCACCAGCGAGTTACCCACCACTACAACAGCCGAAGACGTCACCCTCACCTCAACTGAGCCCTCTGAAACCACTACCGAGGATGCATCGGCTTGCAAATACGATAAAAGGAATCCCCTTCCCAAAGACTTGTTATGCGGCGGAACTGGATATAGCTCAGGGTCCAGCGGCGCCGGGGCCGGGATTGTAGGCATGGGCCGTTACGGGACAGAGCTCGAGTGTGTAGAAGACTGCGCAAGAAACCCGAGCTGCAAATTACTGATTGTCCTGGCGGGCAACGGCGGTTTCTGCGAGCTTTGGTCCAAGGTTTTCTCCCCATCAGACGACGGTACTCCTTGGAAGTGGTATGAGCCTGGGTGTTTTTGCGAAGCCGATCCTGAGACTACAACGACTGAGGCTACAACGGCTGAGGCTACAACGACTGAGGTTTCTGAAGTTTTGCCTACCACTACAACCGAAATCACCAGCGAGATCGAACCTACCACTATGGCAACCGAAGGAGTTACTCTCACCTCAACTGAAACTGTCGAAACTATGACTGAGTCGGCTACCACTACGGTAGCCGAAGACGTTACTCTCACCTCAACTGAAACTGTCGAAACCATGTCCGAGTCGCCTACCACTACCACTATGACCGAAGACGTTACTCTTACCTCAACCGAGCCCTCTGAAACCACAACCGAGGCAGCCACAATCTGTGTAAACGACAAAAAGAGTCCCCCTCCCAAGGATCTGGTCTGCGGGACGATGGGAACTCGTACGACGGGCGACGGATATATGGGAGAGGGCCGTTATGGGTCAGAGCTTGAGTGTGTGGAAGATTGCCGGAATACCCCGAGCTGTAAATTTGTAGCTGTTCAAGCAGGCGGGTCTGGTTTCTGCGAGCTCTGGTCCCAGGTTAATCCCACATCAGACTTCGTGACTAGGTTTCACTGGTATGAGCCCGGGTGTTTCTGCGATTCACCTGAATCTGAACCCGAGGTTACGCAAACTCGGGCACCTGAGCCTTGAGGTGATATGTTGAGGGGAGGTTTGTGCTATTGGTGTCGTGAGGAGAGTGACGGGATGTATGTAGACTACTTCAAGGAGGTGTCAGAAGGACTATTGGGGGAAACAACATGATAATAAATTCACTTCTTGATGTAACAAGGGGCTCAGACATTGAGTTATTTTAAACGAGTCTGATGTCCCATCATACCTATTACACGATTTATGTTAATCTTTTGTACTCTTGTGATGATATTGGGCGATTAGTGAGTACAGAACAGCGAGCAATGCATTGGCTTACTCATAATGCCCGAGAGCTGACTCACAGTATTACCagtaattaatatctaaCAAGGTAATGATTTCCTGTTAATCCTTTTGGAGATAATCTACAGTAAGAAACGCCGATGATTACGTGGGTGGTTACACTAACACGCGATTGGTCTTCGGCGATAAGGCCCCGCTTTTGTCGGTGTTAGAGGGTTTCTGGTGTTTTCGGAGTTAAGTTACTTTGCCTAGTTTTTAGTGTACACCATATagatttaaagctatataaattcATGAAAGATTCACTGAGAATTTTAcatcatcattatcatcaGCCTTCATCACATAAACACTCACAACAAGCCAAGCAATTATAGACACAAATTATACAGTACCAGCCACACCAATTCACAAATATCATCAAAATGCCTTCACCAGTTTGGTTCATCACAGCGGCCTCTTCGGGTTTTGGCCATGACATCGCTCTTCACGCCCTCAACCTCGGTCACACAGTCATCGCCACAGCACGCAACACATCCCGTGTCCAAGACCTCGCCGACGCTGGGGCTTACACACTCGCCTTTGACGTGACTTCCCCCATCGTAGACCTCGAAACCATCGCCAAAGACGTCTATGCCAAACACGGCCGTGTTGACTATCTCATCAACGCTGCTGGGTATATCCTAGACGGTGCGGTCGAAGAGGTTTCTCAAGAGGAGCTGTACAACTCTTTCAACACAAACGTCTTTGGTatcttcaacaccatcaaggCTTTTCTTCCGGGTATGAGGGAGCAAAGTGTTGGCGAGAATGGACGTCATGGAACGGTTGTCACTTTTGGAAGTATTGGTTCTTGGAGCGGCGGCGCGACATACTCTGTCTACTCCATGGTAAAAGCCTGCATGTCTTCTCTCGCAGAATCTCTACGCGAGGAACTAGAACCTTTCAACATTCTAGCTTCAGTCGTTGAACCAGGATACTTTCGCACGAGCTTCCTCAACCCTGGTGTCAAGGTAGTCACCAAGAACCGGATGGATGTCTACAATGATGAGAGCACACCTACGGGCAAGACGCGCAAGGCGTTGGAAAAGACGGATAATAACCAGCCTGGCGATGTGAAGAAGGGAACAAAAGTTATTGTGGAGATTCTGACGGGGACAGGCGTTGGAAAGGGAAGAGAAGTGCCTGTGAGGATTATTTTGGGTAGTGATGCGGATGTGTTTATTCGGGGAAAGATTGGTGATGCGCTGAAGATTTTGGATGATTGGAAGAGTGTGACTGTGAGCACCGACATCACAGAGTAAGGACTTCTGAGGTTGTATTGTGTCGATGTTAATATTAGATTGTGTCTAAACCATTCGGGCAAGCGCTATACTCCTAGGGCGAACCAGTAGCCATGCTGACGGAGAGAGGGCTGTTATTGTGGTTTGCCCCAGGACGTCATATTTCGCGTGTCCTCTTGTATCGATATGTACGACTAGGCTCACCATTGAAGATACGAAAAGTGCGTTTGGTTTGATCGTCATTCGCGAAAGGGAGATAATATGCCATACATGACGGTCTAAACGTTCTAGACCACATCTTGTTGCGTCATTTGCTTATATATTCGACAGCCACCAAATAAGAAAATCGACCCCTGGAGAAACCAGGCTGAATGATCGACGTTCTAGACCATGCCTTATTGTGTCATTTGGCCATGTCCCTGTGACAGCTACCAATGAGAGAACTGTCTCCAAAAGAAACCTGGTCCGATCATGCATTTTACAGCAGAGCTTTGCTGAGTAGAAATGAAAATGTAGACTGAGCCACATAAGAAAATGGCCCAGACAATTTGATCATCGCATAACATCAAGCATAGAACCGTCGAGACCGTTTGAAGAAGAACTTGGAGATCCTCCTGTCCAATGGAGTAAATGCCCTGCTGCAATCGCCTGAAACCCTGTGAGGTTCCCATGTTGGTAGCAATTCAAGTTGCCTAACTGAAAAAACAAGGTTGTTGGGAAagagatatttatatatagagtaCCTTGATGAAAAGTTGGTCTAGTGCTAGAATGTTTGATTAGACAACCCATTACATCTTATATTAATTGGAAACATTCACATCGGAGCATTCATCCCCTTGCCAAGTGATGTTATCATGGACTCTCTTCGCAATAATACTTCTTCTCAAGTCAAGACTTCTTCGAGTTCAAAGATCAAGACCGATAAACtggttataaataaataccaAGGTTAGCTAAACGTGTTCTGTTATCTCACCATTCTAATGAATATAGAACCAGCTTCACAATTGCTAGACTGGTTGAACCAGAAAGAGCGAGATGACCCGTGGCATGGGTTTACTGTCATGTCTACCCAAAGCCAAGGAAGACAATCGAAAGAAGTCTCTTCCAATGACATGTTAGATACATGGAGTACTCGAGCTGAAGTTGGATCTGATAAGGGAAAGTGATTGAAACGTATTATCTGGAGTCGGAGGTAAATGGGTTGACTAGTAGCCGTTGAGACTAGTACATTCAAATGCGATGAGATTGGAAAAAGAGATAAATAGAAGCAGTAATACATTCTAGAAATCATTGCTTATTGTTCTAATAAATGTGGCAAATATCTGTCAGCGTAATAAGCATGATTAAAGTGTCGGACTTGCAACAAATACCACAATAATCAGCGGTTTATTTCCTATTTTGGACAGCATCGGACCCCGAAATTGGACCGTCGGAAGTTCCGGACAGTAAGAATAGAATACaaggattaataaagaaGAATTACATATAATTTCAATAAGTtagaataaagataaaacATGAGACTCTTGCAGTTAATTCAAGTCGGTTCAATTCACATCTCAATATCATAAATACTACAGCAACTTGTTACCAAACAACCAGCACCATGTCATCATCACTCTTATCGACTGGCCTCAAGGCCTTTTCAATCTTTTCCATGGCTACAGGTACAGCAGATGTTATTGCCGGACATAAGCTTCTTATTCCCGCCTCTGAACGAGCTCTGCTGCCGAGATCAACACTCTCTGTAGTAGACAACCAACTACGCTTCCTGGGAGCTACCTGGGGAGGATGCGGCGCGATTTTGTGGTGGGTCAGCAATGATCTCCAAGCGAGACAGTCTCCTCTGGCAATACTCGGAGTTGTTATCTTTATTGCCGGTATCGGTCGGACTGTTTCGGGGTTGAGTCTTGGCTGGGGTGCATCATGGCTCAAGGTTGCTGCGGGAGTTGAGCTCATTGTTCCACCTTTGATCTATCTGTTTGGGTTCTAAGGGAGATGGATTAGGTAGAAGAAGACGAATCCCGCGGTATGGATATTGTAACTTGAAATGGTCCACTCAATTCTTACACCCCCAGCTCTGCCTGGATAGATTAGTCGCACATGAAAAAGTATGACCAACCGGATTTTACTCTCGCTCGTTGAAACAATACCGTTGTTATGTGACACTATGTGTAGCATTCATGAGATCCTGAGCGGAAGACTTGAACACGTAGCAAAAGGCTGTATGACAAGGTAAGACAGGTGGAGATACACAGATCAAGACTGGCCTCTATGCAATGATCCAGCCAACCAACTTACTCAGTTGGCGAGCTACATACTAGTCACACCTTTCGTAGATATCGAGAGTCATTCGTGCGACTTGGTGATGCATGATAGTAGACTGGAGACCGCTTCGAGTGCTGGTCGTGGTATTACTTCACTCGAGTACTAGCCCGAGTCTCTTTCTCTCACCTTTTATGATTTTCACAATAACATCCCAACACTATCAGTCGTCGAGGAAACTCCGTAAAATCTGAATCAACCATTGTCAAACTCTCTAGCAAATCCCTCATCATGGAAGTAGGTGGCTTCGCAATGGGGGCCATCGCCCTTGTCAGCCTTGCCAAAGATTGCACCGAACTCTACGCCATGTTCGTCTCTGCACAGGAGTTGGAAAAAGATTCATCATCACTGGTGACAAAACTTGACATTGAAAGAAACCGGTTCTTTACATGGTCTGGGCGAGTTGAATTACTTCATCAAGATGAGAACGGACTTGTATTCGGCAATAAGAGCACTGATGATCTTGTCAAGCGGATTTTGCAAATCATTAAAGATCTGTTGACTGATGCAACCAGATTGGAGAACATGTACGGCGTTCAGAGAGTCGGGCCTGCGAAACAGTCCGAGTTGAGCGTCACGCCAAAGCCCATACTCGAATCTGCCAGCGAACTTCAACTGCCCCAGTTTGTCAGGGACTTTCGAAAGATCAAACGCACATTCTCAAGCTATCGGTCTTCAAAGATTGATAGTTTCTCAAAGCATTTCACTTGGGTCATCATTGACAAAGAAAAGTTCAATAAGCTCATCTATGACCTCTCATACTACAACACCAGACTAGACGAGCTGGTTCCAGGATCTACTCCATTTTCGACTGCGAAAGGTCACAACGGGACAAACTTGAGTGTTACTGTGGAGGTATCAGAAGACAACTTGAATCGACGGGAAGCAGCCATGGCAGCCCGGTCCGATGCCATACGGGCTCGTGTACTAAATACACTTTGGTTCCGTTGGCTTGACGATAGAAGACTTACAGTTAAAGACGCCCATGCACAGACATTCTCTTGGGTTCTCGACCCAGACGTTGACACGGAATCACCGAATCATCTTCCAACCTGGTTGCAAAGCGGCTCTGGGATATATTGGCTTTACGGAAAGGCTGGAAGTGGGAAATCAACGCTGATGAAATTTCTCCACGACGATGAGCGTACCCAAAAGTACCTAAAAACATGGGCTGGTGACTCGGAACTCATCTCgataagcttcttcttctatgCCCTAGGGCATCCTGAACAGAAGTCGCAACTCGGACTACTAAGGAGTCTTCTGTATCAGATACTCAGTCATGATGCTGCTCTGGCGGAAACCGCTCTTCCGAATGTCTGGAGGGAGGCAAGCCGTGATAATGAGCAGAAACATGAAGACCTATCAATGCCATCCGTTGCGGAGATGGTGAATGCTCTAAAATGCATATGCAAAATGTATCGAGCCACTAAGAAGATGTTTTTCCTTATCGATGGCATCGACGAATACGAAGGCAACGACATTGATATCGCTGGATTCATTTCTGAACTCGGAAAGTTCTCAGATGTCAAAGTCCTCGTTTCAAGCAGACCCCATCCGGCGTTCTTCACTAGCTTCAGAGAATCGCCCAGTATGGACCTCCCACGTTTGACAGAACAAGATATTGCTTCTTATGTTGACGATACTGTTGCTTCTCACCCTTACATGAAAGATCTTTATGCTATGGATCCGAATGCAGCACATTCAATAACCAGGTCCCTCGTTGAAAGAGCTTCTGGAGTCTTTCTTTGGGTTGTCCTAGTCTGCCGATCCGTTATCGAGGGCTGCGACGAATATGAAACAACTTCCGATCTTCAAGCACGTGTTGACGAATCTCCTAAAGAAATCGAGGATTTATTTAATCATATCTTCGAATCAATTCCACCACGATGGGGGGATGAAGCGACGAAGATCATGTTTTTGATGTATAAGAACGCATTTGGCGGCGGTGAGCTACCGATTTTCGGCCTACACCTCATTTGCGAGCAGGGTTACAGTTCAGACATACATTCCTCCGATATCACAGCTTGTGGGCCAGTTACACCAGAAGAAATGGAATCAAAATGCATCTCAATGGAAAGAAGATTACGAAGCAGATGTCGTGGTCTCGTCGAAGTTAGACGTCCTCCGAAGCCAACCTATGGATTTGATTGGTTTGGTGAAGGAGACATCAATGACTCGTCTATTCGCCATTGCTATGTGGATTACATGCACCGAACCGTCTTTGAATTTCTCTGGCCAAAGTTTCAACGTTTCGATCCGATTACTATACAACAAGATTTCGATACTAGTCTGGTGTTGTGCAATCTTTGGTGTCAACTCGCCGCCACATGCCATGAACATCGATCCTGTAAAAAACCCGGTAACAGATATAAGTCCCATCTACGCCAGGATTGCTTCTATAACGCTATTGGTATATTTCGATTAGCGAATAAACACAAATACAAACCGGAGATTCTTCTGCATTTCATCTCCAGGATCCAATACACCTGTGGAATGTTTCTATATGAAGATTGTCCAGACACTACCAAACACTTCCTACATGATGGGAAATGCCGAGACTACTATAGCGATATGTCAGTTGTTCTCGCTCTAGCAGCAGAATTTTCATTGTATAAAACAATCAAGCTTGTGTACGAGAGCAATGTTCCTCTCCACCATCTTCTGTATCGGCCACTCAGACTAAAATTACTGGAAAGATGTCAGACTAGAAATACGACAGTGGTGGGAAGTCTGAACTGCCGGAAGAATGAGCCTTATCGTGAAATCGAGACCAAGCAAGGGGTTCTAAATATTAGAGCTCCTCTAACGTTCCACTGTGCGTTGCTCCCATACCTATGCGAACTTTCTCATTCTACGTACTTTATGTCGAACGATCCAGACCGCTTGCAAGCTCTTAAGTTCGTCCTCGAAAAAGAGAGCCTTAACTCTCTTGAGATCAAAACGCTTCTAGACAAGTTTGATACACTTTGTGACAAACAGGGGGAAGATTGCAGTCagatttataaagaaatgcAACTGTTAATGCATTCACGCTTTGGCTGACGTTAATCAGTAATGCTTTGTTTacaaaaatataaaataaatgtTTTCTCCTATTCGAATCTTGACTCCGAGCTGATTGTATTCCAGCTTATTATATTCCATATAGCATTTCATCCCACTAGCAATCACCAGCATGGAAATCATACAAGCAAAATGTTCAGACACGATATACTCAAATGCAGTTCCAAGTAACTGGTTCCACCCCATTCTCAACCCTAGGAATAGACTTGAAAGCACCCACGGACAAGTCCAAATAGTTCTCATCGATGTCACCATCGGTTGAAGCGACAACATTTACTTCAACTGACCTCTTCGCAGTTGTTTCAACACGAATCTTCTTGCCACAGACTCATGTCGAATCTACGTCGGGCCGCGACGAGATCGCCATCGCGGGAGACTTGTCCACATTTGCCAGTATTGGCCCTGGTAGATGTACGATGAGAATCCCTTGTATCTTTACGGCTGTTGAAATAGCCGTTATGGCAGTGTATAAGTTCAGGAACtgaatttaatattaaattgaAAGTAGCTAAACGCGGTCTCTGGTGACAGCGTAAATTCCTAATATGTGTAGTGAAACCTCGGGTTATGCTCTCCCAATTcctcagcctcttcctcagtCAAGCCCTGAATTCTCCAATCCTCCTTACCCTCATCCTTTCTCTTATTCTGTTTTCGG
This Fusarium poae strain DAOMC 252244 chromosome 3, whole genome shotgun sequence DNA region includes the following protein-coding sequences:
- a CDS encoding hypothetical protein (SECRETED:SignalP(1-24)), which gives rise to MVRHLVSWSILAVMLAALVSVVMTCPPQPVPFPRKDLKIKPGTKEKPVCNNNQWDPPPEGVICGGQGWLLDPIKKWGFIKDQTDFYWGPNECYKSCFKKRTHAGDCKIFAVWPGLRCEKYEKKIPRDRLENSTTAFRWYEPKCFCNITKDWIE
- a CDS encoding hypothetical protein (SECRETED:SignalP(1-20)) codes for the protein MSRHLVRSFILAAVLPLVNAGPCKPSSSSAVLGLTTTESTKTDVATSTDVVSTSETYTLTSTSEDVSTTIESFSSTVSESVLFTTTAETSSVVSSDETIVASHTDTTTTIEDITSTILESSTTDDQVLPTIIYISTLTSELPTTTTAEDVTLTSTEPSETTTEDASACKYDKRNPLPKDLLCGGTGYSSGSSGAGAGIVGMGRYGTELECVEDCARNPSCKLLIVLAGNGGFCELWSKVFSPSDDGTPWKWYEPGCFCEADPETTTTEATTAEATTTEVSEVLPTTTTEITSEIEPTTMATEGVTLTSTETVETMTESATTTVAEDVTLTSTETVETMSESPTTTTMTEDVTLTSTEPSETTTEAATICVNDKKSPPPKDLVCGTMGTRTTGDGYMGEGRYGSELECVEDCRNTPSCKFVAVQAGGSGFCELWSQVNPTSDFVTRFHWYEPGCFCDSPESEPEVTQTRAPEP
- a CDS encoding hypothetical protein (TransMembrane:4 (i12-33o53-70i82-102o108-127i)), whose protein sequence is MSSSLLSTGLKAFSIFSMATGTADVIAGHKLLIPASERALLPRSTLSVVDNQLRFLGATWGGCGAILWWVSNDLQARQSPLAILGVVIFIAGIGRTVSGLSLGWGASWLKVAAGVELIVPPLIYLFGF